In the genome of Neisseria animaloris, one region contains:
- a CDS encoding NYN domain-containing protein, protein MNITSDKKLAVLIDADNAPADIIDRLLAEIAKYGIASVKRIYGDWSHGLSKWKAALLPHAIIPVQQFAYTKGKNATDMALVIDAMDLLYSGNFDGFCIVSSDSDFTRLASRLRESGLTVYGFGEKKTPEAFRKACDKFIYTEIFRPEKRTPEKNKNSGKTKAQNEPAEHTGQQADLSKLLTRAVKENADDLGWANLGPIGSYINKTNPDFDPRLYGFGKLSDLIKSLDLFEYRTDNNQIQVRRYPNPAEKNNRPSENKDSKEKQVAEAAAPQAPATEADSGKLANKRGKKRQQQERKQPEAETAATVPPAPTAEAAETAKPEQQDAPKPKNGKAKFTKLIPLVQQAVDNTADPQGWARLSDVLKQLAPTVNPHDYGFDTDRALIHAVYSDWLEIKKAGRGERVRVNKRFVSKD, encoded by the coding sequence ATGAACATCACCTCAGATAAAAAACTGGCCGTCTTAATCGATGCCGACAACGCCCCCGCCGACATCATCGACCGCCTGTTGGCCGAAATCGCCAAATACGGCATTGCCAGCGTTAAACGGATTTACGGCGACTGGAGCCACGGCCTTTCCAAATGGAAAGCCGCCCTGCTGCCGCATGCCATTATCCCCGTGCAGCAATTCGCCTACACCAAAGGCAAAAACGCTACCGACATGGCATTGGTGATCGACGCGATGGACTTGCTTTACAGCGGCAATTTCGACGGCTTCTGCATTGTATCCAGCGACAGCGACTTCACCCGCCTAGCCAGCCGTCTGCGCGAAAGCGGCCTCACCGTTTACGGCTTCGGCGAAAAGAAAACCCCCGAAGCCTTCCGCAAAGCCTGCGACAAATTCATCTACACCGAAATTTTCCGCCCCGAAAAACGCACGCCGGAAAAAAACAAAAACAGCGGCAAAACCAAAGCGCAGAATGAACCGGCCGAACATACCGGCCAGCAAGCCGACCTTTCCAAACTGCTCACCCGCGCCGTCAAAGAAAATGCCGACGACCTCGGCTGGGCCAACCTCGGCCCCATCGGCAGCTACATCAACAAAACCAACCCCGATTTCGACCCCCGCCTTTACGGTTTCGGCAAACTTTCCGACTTGATCAAATCGCTCGATTTGTTCGAATACCGCACCGACAACAATCAAATCCAAGTGCGCAGATATCCGAATCCGGCCGAAAAAAACAACAGGCCGTCTGAAAATAAAGACAGCAAAGAAAAACAAGTTGCCGAAGCCGCTGCACCGCAAGCACCTGCCACCGAAGCCGACAGCGGCAAACTCGCAAACAAACGCGGCAAGAAACGCCAGCAGCAAGAGCGCAAACAGCCGGAAGCGGAAACAGCCGCTACCGTACCGCCCGCACCAACGGCAGAAGCCGCTGAAACCGCCAAGCCCGAGCAGCAAGACGCGCCCAAGCCCAAAAACGGCAAAGCCAAATTTACCAAGCTCATTCCTTTGGTGCAGCAAGCCGTTGACAACACCGCCGACCCGCAAGGCTGGGCACGCCTGAGCGACGTATTGAAACAGCTGGCCCCCACCGTCAACCCGCACGATTACGGCTTCGACACCGACCGCGCCCTGATTCACGCCGTTTACAGCGACTGGCTGGAAATCAAAAAAGCCGGCCGCGGCGAACGCGTGCGCGTGAACAAGCGGTTTGTGAGCAAGGATTGA
- the hisG gene encoding ATP phosphoribosyltransferase yields the protein MTDNALTIALSKGRIFDETLPLLAAAGIVPLEEPGSSRKLIIGTNLPNVRLVIVRASDVPTYVQYGAADFGIAGKDVLIEHGGDGLYQPLDLQIAKCRMMVAVRKGFDYAAASQPGNRLRVATKYPDIAAEHFAGKGVHVDIIKLYGSMELAPLVGLSDAIVDLVSTGGTLKANNLEAVEHIVDISSRLVVNKAALKVKHALIQPIINAFAEAAGQS from the coding sequence ATGACTGACAACGCTTTGACCATCGCCCTTTCTAAAGGCCGTATTTTTGATGAAACCCTGCCGTTGCTTGCAGCCGCCGGCATCGTGCCGCTTGAAGAGCCGGGCAGCTCGCGTAAACTGATTATCGGCACCAACCTGCCCAATGTGCGGCTGGTGATTGTGCGTGCCAGCGACGTACCCACTTATGTGCAATACGGCGCGGCGGATTTCGGCATCGCCGGCAAAGACGTATTGATCGAGCACGGCGGCGACGGTTTGTATCAGCCGCTGGATTTGCAGATTGCCAAATGCCGCATGATGGTTGCCGTGCGCAAAGGTTTCGATTACGCCGCCGCCTCACAGCCCGGCAACCGTTTGCGCGTCGCCACCAAATACCCCGACATCGCCGCCGAACACTTCGCCGGCAAAGGCGTGCATGTGGACATCATCAAACTTTACGGCTCGATGGAACTTGCTCCGCTGGTCGGCTTGAGCGACGCGATTGTCGATTTGGTATCCACCGGCGGTACGTTGAAAGCCAATAATCTGGAAGCCGTGGAGCATATCGTGGATATTTCCAGCCGTTTGGTGGTCAACAAAGCAGCGTTGAAAGTGAAACACGCGCTTATCCAGCCGATTATCAACGCATTTGCCGAAGCAGCCGGGCAGTCTTAA
- a CDS encoding SCO family protein produces MNRMIKNLFFTTFALTSLSACQPQEQAAPKPVESAASVVPQPAAATGFHGSDMRKEDIGGDFTMTDGNGKSFNISDLKGKVVILSFGYTHCPDVCPTELLTHRDALNQLGEQAKDVAVVFASVDPERDTPELIGKYVKQFHPEFIGLTVTEGQNLPVIKQQYRVVSAKAQEQSEKVYLVDHTAGAYLLDKDGEVAVFEPYGSTAAQFADDIKILLKS; encoded by the coding sequence ATGAACCGGATGATAAAGAATTTATTTTTTACCACGTTTGCATTGACTTCACTATCTGCCTGCCAGCCGCAAGAACAGGCTGCGCCCAAGCCTGTTGAATCAGCAGCATCGGTTGTGCCACAACCAGCTGCTGCTACAGGGTTTCACGGTTCGGATATGCGTAAGGAGGACATTGGCGGCGATTTCACTATGACCGATGGTAACGGAAAATCTTTTAACATCAGTGACTTGAAAGGAAAGGTGGTTATTTTGTCATTCGGTTACACGCATTGCCCCGATGTTTGCCCGACCGAATTATTGACCCACCGTGATGCGTTGAATCAGCTTGGCGAACAGGCTAAAGATGTGGCGGTGGTATTTGCCAGCGTGGATCCGGAGCGCGATACGCCTGAATTAATCGGCAAATATGTGAAACAGTTTCACCCCGAGTTTATCGGGCTTACTGTTACCGAGGGGCAGAATTTGCCGGTAATCAAACAACAATATCGTGTGGTTTCAGCCAAGGCTCAGGAGCAATCTGAGAAAGTATATTTGGTTGACCATACCGCAGGTGCGTATCTGTTGGATAAAGATGGTGAAGTGGCAGTATTCGAGCCTTACGGCAGCACGGCTGCACAATTCGCCGACGATATTAAAATTTTGCTTAAATCATAA
- a CDS encoding tyrosine-type recombinase/integrase, which translates to MPLNDRQIKNLKPTDKIQKISDGGGLSLVCKPNGGKYWQLNFRFDGKQKTLSIGTYPAISLFEARAAREQAKQQLANGIDPAAAKQQAKRQQQTAIANSFEKIAREWHQNQLPRWTGTHAARVLHSLETDAFPILGKYPITEIKAPLLLEAVRAIEARGVPETATRVLQRIKAVFNYAIQTGRAAENPAFALSGVIVREKVKHQPALPQSGITEFYRRLIREPMRQENRIAMMLIMLTFVRAGNIRFAEWEEIDKDKRLWVIPAEKMKMRAAHIVPLSDWTLELLENLYPITGYSRYLFPNYKDSSKPMSENTLSYAMGRMGYSGIATPHGFRSLATDVLNENGFPPDVIERQLAHVEQNKVRAAYHRTEYLPHRVEMMQWYSDFLRERHNQARAMIESETSKET; encoded by the coding sequence ATGCCGCTAAACGACCGCCAAATAAAGAACTTGAAGCCCACGGATAAGATTCAAAAAATATCCGACGGCGGCGGCTTGTCGCTGGTGTGCAAACCGAACGGCGGCAAATACTGGCAGCTTAATTTCAGGTTTGACGGCAAACAGAAAACCTTATCAATCGGCACTTATCCCGCTATCAGCCTTTTTGAAGCAAGAGCCGCGCGCGAACAGGCCAAACAACAGCTTGCAAACGGTATAGACCCCGCCGCAGCCAAGCAGCAGGCCAAACGGCAACAACAGACAGCCATTGCAAACAGCTTTGAAAAAATCGCCCGTGAATGGCATCAAAACCAACTGCCGCGCTGGACGGGCACCCATGCCGCCCGCGTGTTGCATTCTTTGGAAACAGATGCTTTCCCTATTCTTGGAAAATACCCCATTACTGAAATCAAAGCCCCTTTGCTACTGGAAGCAGTAAGGGCGATAGAAGCACGGGGAGTGCCGGAAACCGCCACCCGCGTATTGCAGCGTATCAAGGCCGTTTTCAATTACGCCATTCAGACGGGCAGGGCGGCAGAGAATCCCGCTTTTGCCCTTAGCGGCGTGATTGTGCGTGAGAAAGTCAAACACCAGCCCGCCTTGCCGCAAAGCGGAATCACGGAGTTTTACCGCCGTTTAATCCGCGAACCGATGCGCCAAGAAAACCGAATTGCCATGATGTTGATCATGCTTACCTTTGTGCGGGCGGGGAATATCCGCTTTGCAGAATGGGAAGAAATCGACAAGGACAAGCGGTTATGGGTTATCCCTGCCGAGAAGATGAAGATGCGGGCCGCGCACATTGTGCCCTTGTCTGATTGGACGTTGGAGCTTTTGGAGAATCTATACCCTATTACGGGTTACAGCCGGTATCTGTTCCCAAACTACAAAGACAGCAGCAAGCCCATGAGCGAAAACACCCTAAGCTATGCAATGGGACGCATGGGTTACAGCGGTATTGCTACCCCGCACGGTTTCCGCAGCTTGGCTACCGATGTACTGAATGAAAACGGTTTCCCGCCCGATGTAATCGAACGGCAACTGGCCCATGTAGAACAGAACAAAGTGCGGGCGGCATACCACCGCACCGAATATCTGCCCCACAGGGTAGAGATGATGCAATGGTATAGCGATTTTTTGCGGGAACGGCACAACCAAGCCCGCGCGATGATCGAGAGTGAAACAAGTAAAGAGACTTAA
- a CDS encoding helix-turn-helix transcriptional regulator, producing the protein MATILRQQEVTKRLGISSSTLWYRLDPKNRRHDPDMPRPFKLSGSGNAIGWLESEIDDYIAKQAAKRI; encoded by the coding sequence ATGGCAACCATCTTACGACAACAAGAAGTAACCAAACGTCTTGGCATTTCATCAAGCACGCTTTGGTATCGTCTCGACCCCAAGAACCGCCGCCACGACCCCGATATGCCCCGCCCGTTTAAGTTGTCCGGCAGCGGTAACGCGATCGGCTGGCTGGAAAGCGAAATAGACGACTATATCGCCAAACAAGCGGCTAAACGTATCTAA
- a CDS encoding helix-turn-helix domain-containing protein, with protein MKNETAQNAQSISDGINPPKSGRHYAPFEPDSQCGEILNHIRTHGSITSYEASQMDIMGFQARIYDLRHAGYPVVCTMQPHINKRGRTVKRGIYTLAN; from the coding sequence ATGAAAAACGAAACCGCCCAAAACGCACAAAGCATTTCAGACGGCATCAATCCCCCAAAATCAGGCCGCCATTATGCCCCGTTTGAGCCTGATTCACAATGCGGCGAAATCCTGAACCATATCCGCACCCACGGCAGCATCACGAGCTACGAAGCCTCACAAATGGACATCATGGGCTTTCAGGCGCGTATCTATGACTTGCGCCATGCAGGTTATCCCGTTGTCTGCACCATGCAGCCGCATATCAATAAACGCGGCAGAACCGTTAAACGCGGTATCTACACGCTGGCAAACTAA
- a CDS encoding terminase small subunit: protein MTPKQEHFARLFVETGNASEAYRQAYNAENMKPETITNEAYKLLQDPDITAMIDGLKAEHRARHAVTVDDVIAELEQARQKALNAPTPQSGAAVSASMGKAKILGLIVDKAEIADTTPPKPEPFRLDESEVRAVIDLFGEKEKSATIADLEAIVGNSAEKIGLAAVMLYVQHLI, encoded by the coding sequence ATGACACCGAAACAGGAACACTTTGCCCGTCTGTTTGTGGAAACAGGCAATGCAAGCGAAGCATACCGGCAGGCATACAACGCCGAAAACATGAAGCCCGAAACGATAACCAACGAAGCCTATAAACTGCTTCAAGACCCCGATATTACCGCGATGATTGACGGCTTAAAGGCGGAACACAGGGCAAGACACGCAGTAACCGTGGACGATGTAATTGCAGAGCTTGAGCAGGCGCGGCAGAAAGCATTAAACGCACCGACACCACAATCAGGAGCCGCCGTCTCCGCATCAATGGGCAAAGCAAAGATTTTAGGCTTGATTGTGGATAAGGCGGAAATTGCCGATACCACGCCGCCGAAACCCGAACCTTTCCGGCTTGATGAAAGCGAAGTAAGGGCGGTGATCGATTTATTCGGGGAGAAAGAAAAATCGGCCACCATTGCAGACTTGGAAGCCATCGTAGGAAACAGCGCGGAAAAAATCGGACTGGCCGCCGTGATGTTGTATGTACAGCACTTGATATAG
- a CDS encoding primase-helicase zinc-binding domain-containing protein: MNNRRYDLSDLKAAAHGRWPEIHAALGVPAELLNTRKHQPCPYCGGKDRYRYTDYQGTGAFICNQCTPDGGSGFDLLMLVFGYDFANAANETAALLGFSDGQATQHQPRAPLPPAKPAAQPKDKQAALLALWHEAQPINSQDPAAQYLHGRGIPDTAFQTALNIRYHPALPLWATDTDGQTAKPLLIGYFPTKTAAKKEIAERREKRPDLLFLILETNADPRAAVYQKFADALEQ; encoded by the coding sequence ATGAATAACCGCCGTTACGACCTATCCGACCTGAAAGCCGCCGCACATGGCCGCTGGCCTGAAATTCATGCCGCACTTGGTGTGCCTGCCGAGCTACTCAACACCCGTAAACACCAGCCCTGCCCCTATTGCGGCGGCAAAGACCGTTACCGCTATACCGACTATCAAGGCACGGGCGCATTTATCTGCAACCAATGCACCCCCGACGGCGGCAGCGGTTTTGACTTGCTTATGCTGGTGTTTGGTTACGACTTTGCCAACGCAGCCAACGAAACCGCCGCTTTATTGGGTTTTTCAGACGGCCAAGCAACGCAACATCAGCCCCGCGCCCCGTTACCGCCTGCCAAGCCTGCCGCCCAACCGAAAGACAAACAGGCCGCCTTGCTTGCCCTATGGCACGAAGCGCAGCCCATCAACAGCCAAGACCCCGCCGCGCAATATCTGCACGGGCGCGGCATACCTGATACCGCTTTTCAGACGGCCTTAAATATCCGCTATCACCCCGCATTACCCCTATGGGCAACCGACACCGACGGACAAACGGCCAAACCGCTGTTAATCGGTTATTTCCCCACCAAGACGGCCGCCAAAAAGGAAATTGCCGAGCGTAGGGAAAAGCGGCCTGATTTACTGTTTCTGATACTGGAAACCAACGCCGATCCGCGTGCGGCCGTGTATCAGAAGTTTGCCGACGCGCTGGAGCAGTAA
- a CDS encoding type II toxin-antitoxin system prevent-host-death family antitoxin, translating to MAAIMTSREFNQHTSRAMREADNAPLTITNRGKPALVLLSYAEYQKLAGKPRNALEALTPSPDLSAELEKIDFEIPPRSKAQRREVDFGE from the coding sequence ATGGCAGCCATCATGACGAGCAGGGAATTTAACCAACACACGAGCCGCGCCATGCGTGAAGCAGACAATGCCCCGTTAACCATAACCAACAGGGGGAAGCCCGCATTGGTTTTATTGAGCTACGCCGAATATCAAAAGCTGGCAGGAAAGCCCCGAAATGCCCTAGAAGCATTAACGCCTTCCCCCGATCTATCGGCAGAATTGGAAAAAATAGATTTTGAAATACCGCCGCGCAGCAAAGCACAACGGCGGGAAGTGGATTTTGGGGAGTAA
- a CDS encoding type II toxin-antitoxin system VapC family toxin, with product MYLLDTNIISETRRPNRVNSGVKAWLESTDAAMLYTSAINIMELERGILRMERKDQVQGQVLRAWLEQTVKPTFENRILPIDETTAAICARLHTPDPAPENDAWIAAAAIQHRLILVTRNTADFAHTGARVFNPFDAV from the coding sequence GTGTATTTACTGGATACCAACATAATCAGTGAAACGCGCCGCCCAAATAGAGTGAACAGCGGAGTAAAAGCATGGCTGGAATCAACAGATGCCGCGATGCTTTACACCAGCGCAATAAACATCATGGAGCTTGAACGGGGCATATTACGCATGGAACGCAAAGACCAAGTACAAGGGCAGGTATTGCGGGCATGGCTTGAACAAACCGTGAAGCCCACGTTTGAAAACCGCATTTTGCCGATAGATGAAACCACCGCCGCCATTTGCGCCCGATTGCACACCCCAGACCCCGCACCCGAAAACGACGCGTGGATAGCAGCGGCGGCCATACAGCACCGCTTGATATTGGTAACACGCAATACCGCCGACTTTGCCCATACCGGCGCAAGGGTGTTTAATCCCTTTGATGCCGTCTGA
- the tssM gene encoding type VI secretion system membrane subunit TssM gives MKKLLYFLGSRSLWVMLGIAGLIILVWFIGPLVSVGDIRPLASKSIRLAVCAAIVAIWLAKGIFRQYRESRRNAALLKEIRAAQEPILKSATDISSMSRQFAEMDKVLKNAKFSKSKNSLLARLEEGQYLYQMPWYVVLGAAGSGKTTALKHSGLNFPLESTLGTSVSGLAGTRDCDWFLSDEIVLLDTAGRLSVHDNHSEKDSEDWEEFVSLLKRYRPKQPINGVLVTVGVDDLLGGKTNIAEMSVELRKRIHEMHNKLGIHFPVYLMITKLDLLHGFDKFFAHLTEEQRSQYFGISLSANESLETPLAAASNLLVQIQDKLRSSMLGTINNLESPEDKAAAFAFPEEFERLNQAVLSLLKELSKSSKFEQPIVWRGVYFSSATQTGELFNPALESLQGEFQLSKKYLDSERTSPANTDYSFFLHRLFSDVILSEANLAGENKSWFFRNQMLYWLGVAVIAAAVIGGITLMLNSYANNSSYLSQVTDKATQLEQKTKSFAEAPDLLKAVAFAEQVRDTTKSEDIPDLSSPPFSYRMGLYQGGQMGDVGESAYRRILQDNVMPLISYKLDELLRTTSGSDGINGYNALKAYLMMFNKEHFDAAFMQNWLMSNLSKAESAGMDEQQKKSIEQALSQVLSKQSIISSVPYDEELVERRRQEIARRDIATMVLEDTLTSVSREGIGGITPVSFSSMGGVQSHLLFRRKSGGALKQPINFIYIKETYIKKVLPTMVKSAERFFSEDNWVLGNYASLSQSKASVLSDAQRLYFDNYIRAWKGYVADLSLVTPKSTRESIQIAKLLSEKNSPLANIIKGISENTTLNINNQLTAKAGSKVADWLNKAGLSKLLGTEGENEVKNELAALKHSTPVDDAFADFHILTVSDNNQEPAINGITEAINELYVYLVAINVAVEKGVDLPPDDSFVKYKAEVNRLPLPFREMLDNFSGIILKNTDKVVDEKLISTLEKQLVTLTNSCQDMRKQGYPFESGSANSVALESFSNIFGPNGIYSNFNNLSGQAAVLAKSDKLETVRAKSETFKERFSTLDKVTAIRHAYFDKGSETPTFDFSVKVLILDPSVESANISYDGKSYVYSHGPVAPVTFTWPSKNEGALAKIDIASPEINSAGISETGVWSVFKLIEKGKILRQTGNTTVVEYNIQGKNVVVEFATSTASNPFDLSKLRAFECM, from the coding sequence ATGAAAAAACTTCTTTATTTTCTAGGATCCCGCTCTTTATGGGTGATGTTGGGTATAGCCGGTTTGATTATCTTGGTATGGTTTATCGGCCCGTTGGTTTCTGTCGGAGATATTCGCCCGTTGGCGAGTAAAAGTATCCGCTTGGCGGTATGCGCGGCAATCGTGGCAATTTGGTTGGCTAAGGGTATATTCCGGCAATACCGGGAATCGCGCCGCAATGCTGCCTTGTTAAAAGAAATTCGCGCGGCACAAGAACCCATCTTAAAAAGTGCAACGGATATCAGCTCCATGAGCCGTCAGTTTGCGGAGATGGATAAGGTATTGAAAAACGCTAAGTTTTCGAAATCTAAAAACAGCCTGCTGGCCAGACTGGAAGAAGGCCAATATCTGTATCAAATGCCTTGGTATGTTGTTTTGGGGGCCGCCGGCTCGGGTAAAACCACCGCGTTGAAACATTCTGGATTGAATTTCCCGCTGGAAAGTACATTGGGCACTTCTGTAAGCGGTTTGGCCGGTACGCGTGATTGCGATTGGTTTTTATCGGATGAAATCGTGTTGCTGGATACGGCCGGCCGTTTGTCGGTGCATGACAACCATAGCGAAAAAGATTCCGAAGACTGGGAAGAATTCGTATCGCTGTTGAAACGTTACCGTCCCAAACAGCCGATTAATGGCGTGTTGGTTACCGTTGGCGTAGATGATTTGCTGGGCGGTAAAACCAATATTGCCGAGATGTCGGTGGAATTGCGTAAACGTATCCATGAAATGCACAATAAATTAGGCATTCATTTCCCTGTGTATCTGATGATAACCAAGCTCGATTTGCTGCATGGGTTCGATAAGTTTTTCGCACATCTTACCGAAGAGCAGCGCAGCCAATATTTCGGTATTTCATTATCTGCCAACGAGAGTTTGGAAACACCGCTTGCGGCTGCCTCTAATTTGCTGGTGCAGATTCAAGATAAATTGCGTTCTTCCATGTTGGGAACGATTAATAATCTGGAATCCCCGGAAGATAAAGCCGCGGCATTTGCATTTCCGGAAGAGTTTGAACGCCTGAATCAGGCCGTACTTTCTCTGCTGAAAGAATTGTCGAAGTCTTCCAAATTCGAGCAGCCCATTGTTTGGCGTGGTGTATATTTCTCTAGCGCAACCCAGACCGGAGAGCTTTTCAATCCGGCCTTGGAAAGTTTGCAAGGTGAATTTCAGCTGTCGAAAAAATACCTTGATTCAGAGCGCACCAGCCCCGCAAATACGGATTACAGCTTTTTCCTACACAGGTTGTTTTCGGATGTTATTCTCAGTGAGGCCAATTTAGCCGGAGAGAATAAATCTTGGTTTTTCCGTAACCAAATGCTGTATTGGTTGGGGGTGGCAGTTATTGCCGCAGCGGTTATCGGCGGGATTACCTTGATGTTGAACAGTTATGCGAACAACAGCTCGTATTTGTCGCAAGTTACCGATAAAGCAACTCAACTGGAGCAAAAAACTAAATCTTTTGCAGAAGCACCTGATTTGTTGAAAGCGGTTGCTTTCGCAGAGCAAGTACGGGATACCACAAAAAGCGAAGATATTCCTGATCTTTCTTCTCCGCCGTTCAGTTACAGAATGGGTTTGTATCAGGGTGGACAGATGGGTGATGTGGGCGAGTCTGCGTACCGTAGGATTCTCCAAGACAATGTGATGCCATTAATCAGCTACAAGCTCGACGAATTGCTGAGAACTACCAGTGGTTCAGACGGCATCAATGGCTATAACGCTTTGAAAGCATACTTGATGATGTTTAATAAAGAACATTTCGATGCTGCTTTCATGCAGAATTGGTTGATGTCCAATCTGTCTAAGGCAGAATCTGCCGGAATGGATGAACAACAAAAAAAATCCATTGAGCAGGCTTTGAGCCAAGTCCTTTCTAAACAAAGTATCATTTCCAGTGTGCCTTATGATGAAGAATTGGTGGAACGTCGTAGGCAGGAAATTGCACGGCGAGATATTGCAACGATGGTTCTGGAAGACACTCTCACTTCTGTGTCGCGTGAAGGTATAGGAGGAATAACGCCTGTATCGTTTTCAAGCATGGGTGGTGTGCAAAGCCATTTACTGTTTCGTCGTAAAAGCGGCGGTGCATTGAAACAACCGATTAATTTTATCTATATAAAAGAAACATATATTAAAAAAGTGCTGCCTACCATGGTCAAGTCGGCTGAGCGGTTTTTTAGTGAAGATAATTGGGTATTGGGGAATTATGCTTCGCTCAGTCAAAGTAAAGCTTCGGTTCTCTCCGATGCCCAAAGACTGTATTTTGATAACTATATCCGTGCGTGGAAAGGCTATGTGGCCGACTTATCACTGGTTACACCCAAATCGACTCGCGAAAGCATTCAAATTGCCAAATTATTGTCGGAAAAAAACTCTCCTTTGGCGAACATCATTAAAGGAATTAGCGAAAATACAACATTGAACATTAATAACCAGTTGACGGCTAAAGCAGGTAGTAAAGTTGCAGATTGGTTAAATAAGGCAGGGCTTTCCAAGCTACTCGGTACGGAAGGTGAAAATGAAGTTAAAAATGAATTGGCAGCCTTGAAACATTCCACTCCGGTGGATGATGCTTTTGCCGATTTTCATATATTGACGGTGTCTGACAACAACCAGGAACCGGCCATTAACGGTATCACAGAAGCTATTAACGAGCTTTATGTTTATTTGGTTGCTATTAATGTTGCAGTCGAGAAAGGTGTGGATCTTCCGCCTGATGATTCTTTTGTTAAATATAAAGCCGAGGTAAATCGCTTGCCGCTGCCGTTTCGTGAGATGCTGGATAATTTTTCGGGCATTATTCTGAAAAACACCGATAAGGTGGTTGATGAAAAGTTGATCTCTACTTTAGAGAAACAGCTTGTAACATTAACCAACAGCTGCCAAGATATGCGTAAACAAGGTTATCCTTTTGAATCAGGGTCAGCCAATAGTGTAGCACTCGAAAGTTTCTCCAATATTTTTGGGCCGAATGGTATATATAGTAACTTCAATAATTTATCTGGTCAGGCTGCCGTATTGGCAAAGTCGGATAAATTAGAAACAGTGAGGGCTAAAAGTGAGACCTTTAAAGAACGTTTTTCCACATTAGATAAAGTAACAGCCATCCGTCATGCTTATTTCGATAAAGGATCGGAAACTCCCACATTTGATTTTTCCGTGAAAGTATTGATTCTCGATCCTAGCGTAGAAAGTGCCAATATTTCTTATGACGGCAAAAGTTATGTTTACAGCCATGGTCCGGTTGCTCCGGTAACATTTACTTGGCCTTCAAAAAACGAAGGAGCTTTGGCTAAAATCGATATTGCATCTCCTGAAATCAATAGCGCAGGTATCAGTGAAACCGGTGTATGGTCGGTGTTTAAACTGATTGAAAAGGGTAAGATTTTGCGCCAAACAGGTAATACTACCGTAGTGGAATATAATATTCAGGGCAAAAACGTGGTGGTTGAGTTTGCTACCTCTACTGCATCTAATCCCTTTGATTTAAGTAAGTTACGCGCTTTTGAATGTATGTGA